One window from the genome of Spiractinospora alimapuensis encodes:
- a CDS encoding peptidoglycan-binding domain-containing protein: protein MLLTKRLVAGIASVGLLGTFGVAGATATYADGPESETPPELAALIMEQPWPEYSVGDEHVNIYAAKHLLTEQGFFGSKINDDFDDNLIRGTRNFQDRYGLERTGELDADTWQTLSDIYFPPGSGNAVESGARGPIVYAIQRLLQGHGYDVHRTGEYDDAIAAVEHFQRVTCTPDGETCLDVDGKTGEHTWRALVTGGI, encoded by the coding sequence ATGCTGTTGACGAAGCGGCTCGTGGCGGGAATCGCCAGCGTGGGTCTTCTCGGCACCTTCGGTGTGGCGGGGGCCACGGCCACCTACGCGGACGGCCCGGAGAGTGAGACACCTCCGGAACTCGCTGCGTTGATCATGGAACAGCCGTGGCCGGAGTATTCCGTGGGAGACGAGCACGTCAATATCTACGCGGCGAAGCATCTGCTCACTGAGCAGGGCTTTTTCGGCAGCAAGATCAACGATGACTTCGACGACAACCTGATCCGCGGCACCAGGAATTTCCAGGACAGATACGGCCTGGAGCGGACCGGTGAACTCGACGCTGACACCTGGCAGACGTTGAGCGACATCTACTTCCCGCCAGGCAGTGGCAACGCGGTGGAGTCGGGGGCGAGGGGCCCGATTGTCTACGCGATCCAACGCCTGCTGCAGGGACACGGTTACGACGTCCACCGTACGGGCGAGTACGACGACGCGATCGCGGCGGTCGAGCACTTCCAGCGGGTCACGTGCACGCCTGATGGCGAGACGTGTCTGGACGTGGACGGTAAGACCGGTGAGCACACCTGGCGCGCGCTCGTCACGGGCGGAATCTGA
- the priA gene encoding bifunctional 1-(5-phosphoribosyl)-5-((5-phosphoribosylamino)methylideneamino)imidazole-4-carboxamide isomerase/phosphoribosylanthranilate isomerase PriA — MPKLELLPAVDVADGQAVQLVQGEAGSGGRYGDPLTAATRWQEQGAEWIHLVDLDAAFGRGHNRALLADIVGRLDVKVELSGGIRDDESLRAALATGCTRVNIGTAALEDPEWCSKIIGEFGDRIAIGLDVRGTTLAARGWTRDGGDLEETLDRLESDGCARYVVTDVTKDGTLKGPNLDLLRRVCARTDSPVVASGGISSLEDIRAIATLVPDGVEGAITGTALYEGAFTLPEALAAVSAP, encoded by the coding sequence ATGCCCAAGCTTGAGCTGCTTCCAGCCGTGGACGTCGCCGATGGACAGGCCGTCCAGCTCGTCCAGGGGGAGGCGGGATCCGGAGGACGCTACGGCGACCCACTGACCGCCGCCACCCGCTGGCAGGAACAGGGCGCGGAGTGGATCCACCTGGTCGACCTGGACGCCGCGTTCGGACGCGGCCACAACCGCGCACTCCTCGCCGACATCGTCGGTCGCCTCGACGTCAAAGTCGAGCTCTCCGGCGGCATCCGCGACGACGAGTCCCTGCGCGCCGCACTCGCCACCGGTTGCACCCGGGTCAACATCGGCACCGCCGCGCTCGAGGACCCCGAGTGGTGCTCCAAGATCATCGGCGAGTTCGGTGACCGGATCGCGATCGGTCTCGACGTACGCGGGACGACGCTCGCCGCCCGTGGCTGGACCCGCGACGGCGGCGACCTGGAGGAGACCCTCGACCGCCTCGAGTCCGACGGTTGTGCCCGCTACGTCGTCACCGACGTCACCAAGGACGGGACACTCAAGGGCCCCAACCTCGACCTCCTGCGCCGTGTCTGCGCCCGCACCGACAGCCCCGTGGTCGCCAGCGGCGGGATCTCCAGTCTCGAAGACATCCGCGCCATCGCCACCCTCGTGCCCGACGGTGTGGAGGGTGCCATCACCGGCACGGCGCTGTACGAGGGAGCCTTCACCCTGCCCGAGGCGCTCGCCGCGGTGAGCGCGCCGTGA
- a CDS encoding peptidoglycan-binding domain-containing protein, translating to MLWKKRLLAGMATAGLVGTLGIGGATTASADGPDSQPPQELAQEIMALPWPTYTEGDEDADVYAAKQLLHDRGYFDSAIDDTFDSNLTRGVTNYQEDHGVEVNGNLDSDTWQTLSDLYFPPDDTNHVGPGDSGPVVSAIQRLLNDNGESVEIDGQYGGATETAVREFQSTTCSGDTCLDDDGLVGKYTWRALVTGGI from the coding sequence ATGCTTTGGAAGAAGCGCCTGCTCGCGGGCATGGCAACGGCCGGCCTCGTGGGCACACTCGGGATCGGCGGGGCGACCACGGCCAGCGCCGACGGCCCGGACAGCCAGCCACCGCAGGAGCTGGCACAGGAGATCATGGCGCTCCCGTGGCCGACCTACACCGAAGGCGACGAGGACGCGGACGTCTACGCGGCGAAACAGTTGCTGCACGACCGCGGATACTTCGACAGCGCCATCGACGACACCTTCGACTCCAACCTCACCCGCGGGGTGACGAACTACCAGGAGGACCACGGTGTCGAGGTGAACGGGAACCTGGACTCCGACACCTGGCAGACGCTCAGTGACCTCTACTTCCCGCCCGACGACACCAACCACGTCGGCCCGGGCGACAGCGGTCCTGTCGTCTCCGCGATCCAGCGACTGCTGAACGACAACGGAGAGTCCGTCGAGATCGACGGTCAGTACGGCGGAGCCACCGAGACGGCGGTCCGGGAGTTCCAGAGCACGACCTGCTCCGGAGACACGTGCCTGGACGACGACGGTCTCGTCGGCAAGTACACCTGGCGTGCCCTGGTTACCGGCGGCATCTGA
- the hisF gene encoding imidazole glycerol phosphate synthase subunit HisF, protein MTLAVRVIPCLDVDAGRVVKGVNFANLRDAGDPVELAHRYDAEGADELTFLDVTASSADRETTFDVVRDTAEQVFIPLTVGGGVRSADDVNRLLRAGADKVGVNTAAIARPELVAEIAERFGRQVLVLSADVRRGSGSTTSGFEVTTHGGRRGTGIDAVEWVARASELGAGEILLNSMDADGTRAGFDLELIRAARAAVDVPLVASGGAGAVEHFPPAIAAGADAVLAASVFHFGAFTVDDVKVALRAAGYPVR, encoded by the coding sequence GTGACCCTCGCCGTCCGCGTCATCCCCTGCCTGGACGTCGACGCCGGACGCGTCGTCAAGGGCGTCAACTTCGCCAACCTGCGCGACGCCGGCGACCCGGTCGAACTGGCGCACCGCTACGACGCCGAGGGCGCCGACGAGCTCACCTTCCTCGACGTCACCGCCTCCAGCGCCGACCGGGAGACCACCTTCGACGTGGTGCGCGACACCGCCGAACAGGTCTTCATCCCCCTCACCGTCGGTGGTGGAGTGCGCAGCGCCGACGACGTGAACCGGCTGCTGCGTGCCGGTGCCGACAAGGTCGGGGTGAACACCGCCGCGATCGCGCGCCCCGAACTCGTCGCGGAGATCGCCGAACGGTTCGGCCGCCAGGTGTTGGTGCTGTCCGCCGATGTGCGTCGCGGCTCGGGGAGCACCACCAGCGGGTTCGAGGTCACCACCCACGGCGGACGACGAGGCACCGGGATCGACGCCGTTGAGTGGGTCGCGCGCGCCTCCGAACTGGGAGCGGGCGAGATCCTGCTGAACTCCATGGACGCCGACGGCACCCGTGCCGGCTTCGACCTGGAACTGATACGCGCGGCGCGCGCCGCGGTGGACGTCCCCCTGGTCGCCAGCGGCGGCGCCGGCGCGGTCGAGCACTTCCCGCCGGCGATCGCGGCGGGCGCCGACGCGGTGCTCGCCGCGAGCGTGTTCCATTTCGGTGCCTTCACCGTGGACGACGTCAAGGTGGCGCTGCGCGCCGCTGGATACCCCGTGCGCTGA
- a CDS encoding CD225/dispanin family protein, producing MHASPSGPPPSPQRPPGNWMVPAIVSLLCCWPLGIPSVVYASRVNSAWNAGDYHGAQEANRKAKRWGIIALVSGIAFWLLFWLAWVLFLGALFTATDAAVDELDQLDQEIQQELDELEELDEELQQELDELENLDN from the coding sequence ATGCACGCGTCCCCTTCCGGCCCCCCGCCAAGCCCGCAGCGACCGCCCGGCAACTGGATGGTCCCCGCGATCGTCTCCCTGCTGTGCTGCTGGCCACTGGGCATCCCCTCAGTCGTGTACGCGAGCCGGGTGAACAGTGCCTGGAACGCCGGCGACTACCACGGCGCCCAGGAGGCGAACCGCAAGGCCAAGCGCTGGGGGATCATCGCTCTCGTCTCCGGTATCGCGTTCTGGTTGCTCTTCTGGCTCGCCTGGGTGTTGTTCCTCGGCGCGCTCTTCACCGCCACCGACGCGGCCGTCGACGAGCTGGACCAGCTCGACCAGGAGATCCAGCAGGAACTCGACGAACTCGAGGAGCTCGACGAGGAGCTGCAGCAGGAGCTCGACGAGCTGGAGAACCTCGACAACTGA